The Polaribacter sp. HaHaR_3_91 genomic sequence CATCAATTTTCGCTCAAGACTTATTTTTCGAAAAATCAAATGGTACTTCTAATACATTTGGTGAAATTGATGCCTACCAACAATTAACCACTACTTTAAAAGAAAACATTACCATCAATGCTACTTTTAATAAAACAGAAGGTTGGGAGCTTTTGGCTCTTGATGGCTCAAACTTTTATTATCAAATTACCGATGTAGCTTCTAGTAATTACGGACAAATAGATATTTGGAACAACACTTCTAAAACCAGAACAACTTACGGTACATTAAGTTCTATTTTTACAGACCCTAATAATTGGGTTTTAGGTGGAGCTGATAAAGGCACATTATACTTTAGTTCTTCTGCAGTTAATAGTGAAATTGTGTCTTGGGATGGTGTTACAAAAAACACCTTTGCACATTTACGAGATGTCGTGACGATCCCTAAATACTGGAAATTTGCTGGTTTTCATGATGGCGTCATGTATATTGAATGGAAATATGCCAGTAATTTTAACCCCTCAATAAAAACATGGGACGGCACAAGTTCTCGAGGTACTTATGATAATACCAATTATTACAGCAATTATGATGATGCTTTTCTAATTGGTGTCACCGATTTTATTTCTTCTGATAATCCTGAGATATTAACTCAATTTCACAAAGTTAAAACCCACATTTTAGGTACATCAACATTAGCCACTACAGGATTTCAATCCATAAGCAATACCATTAAAACGGATTACGCTTTATTTACAGATAATTTTGATGTTATAAAAACAGCATTAGAAATCATTGAATTGTATGAAACTAACAAAGGAGCGCTATTTACAACAGGTACAACAACTTTAGGAGGATTCTCTAGAACAGCATCTGGTTTTGATCTAGAAAATACAATTCTCTTAATTATGCAATCTGTTTTAGATTACTCATATACAGAAGCAAATATTACAGCTTATCCAGATCTATTTAACAACAAGCTTTTTTTAACATCTTCTTTTTTCCCTGGGGCAGCAGCACAACCAACCGATGCTTCAGTAAATTACACGGTTAAAATTAATGGAGAACATGTAAGAAAACCAGGTACACAAGCTAATTATGAAACAGAAGATGCTAGAAGACCTACAGGCTGTTATTTAGCTCCAGGAAGTATTGCTAAAATAACTGTTCCTTCATCATTAGTTGGTACAGGTGCTTCTATACTCGTAGGAGCTCAAACTTGGGATTTATCTAATAAATCAACCATTAAAAGGATGGATCGTGTAACAAAAAAATACGAAATAAACAGCACAACAACTACAATAGCAAACCCTTTGGGAGGGGGTATATATATTAACATCCCCTATCACAGTAGTTTTGGCATTGTTAATATAACACTAGAAAATGTAATTCGTTCTCCTTATTATGCAAATACAGTAGCTAACAAAACAAGTTTAAGCGAATGGCAAAATACAGAAAGATTACATGCTGCTCCTTGGACCGATTTTGAAACTGATAAAATAATGATTCAAGTGCCAACATCTTGGATATATGCCTTTGATGATCCTGAAACACCTTTAAACGATTGGGATATGTCTATGGATGCTATTTCTGAACTTTTAGGACGACCACTTATTAGATCTAAAACAGTAGTCTATGCACAAGTAGATGTTACACCAAGAGGAAGCGCAAATTACCCAGGCTACCCACAGTCTAACGTTGCCTACAATCCATACACAAATTATGAGGGAAATCATGACAATTACTTAATAAACGGACCAAGAGACGAAAGAGGTTATCTTATTAATGTATTTTTCCACGAACAAGGTCACGCAGAAAAAATATACAAATTTAGAGGAGAAATAGAATCTTTTGTAAATTTCTTATGGGTTCCTATTTATAACAAAAAATTTGGTATTGAATTAAATCAAGCTTTCGAAGATTCTTTTGCAGCTTATGGTCTATCTCATTCTATTGAAGAAGCCGCCATTAGTTGGATGATTACAGAAAACTTTAGAGTAGGAAATCAAATGAGTTCAGTAACAACTGAAAATCAACAAGAATTCTCATACCAACCAAGAGGTCATGCAAAATATGCCGATTTAGTAAGACTTTTTGATTGGGAAACGATAGAGACATTTTATGCTAATACAAGTAAAAGTCATGAAAATGGAACGATAGACTATTCTAGCAATGTAAATAATGTACCTGCTGATGATAGATTACTAAGAATGTCTGAAGCTGCTGGTTATGACTTACGCCCTCTCATTCATTTTTGGGGAATTCAACCAGATGACTTCAATAGTCTGGCAATTGAAATTGGAAATAGGGGTTTAAAAAAATCTACCGCAATTTATGATCAATTATCTTTTTATAAAACCATAGTTCCTATAGATAATGAAACTTTCAGAAGCTTTGGATTAGAAGATTACTCTGAATCTAAAATTGAAAACAGTACTTATTATGATCATGTCTCACAATCATATTCTGCTGGATTCTTTAAAAAATGGTGGGATTATTACGGACCTACACAAGGACAATCTGCTATAGATGAAATACAGAATATTATAAATTTATACTTCCCTGGAGGTAGACCTGAAGAAGACAATAGTTCTTGTCTTGAAATCACAGCAACCTCAGTAGAAGCAAGTAATTTTACTGAAAACGCACAAAACACCTTAGATAACCTTTCTGAAACAGCATGGATATCTAAAGGAGATGGAGAATATTTATTGTATGATTTAGGAGCTATCTATGATATTTGTGATTTAGAAATAAAATTCCAGAATAAACTTACAAAATTCAATTATTTCGATGTGGAAGTTTCTAGAGACAATCAAACATATTTAGCAGTAAAACAAAATTTATCCAGTACTAAAACAGATGAAAATTATGATGCCTATTCTATTTCTAGAAAAGCGCGTTATATTAAAATTATTTGTGGGGGAAATGAATTTGATGACTGGAATGCAATTAGTGATGTAAAAATTTACTCTAAAGAAAACAACCTTTCTATCGATAATAATAATTTAGAGAATACAAACACAATGTCTTTATTCCCCGTTCCTACTAAAAATATTTTAAAAATTAGTGGGATACCTTTAGAAAATACTAAAGTGGAAATTTATGATATAAAAGGCGCATTAATTCAAACTGAATATATGAATCCAGACTCCTTTATCGATACATCAAAATTGATTTCAGGTATGTATTTTATTAAGGTAAAATTATCAAACACTCGTATTATAAAAAAGTTTATAGTTCAATAACTATACAATCATCAAAAAAATGGGATCTAAAAAAACATCATGGGGATTGCTGTTATTGAGAGTGCTTCTCAAAACTTAAAAAAGATGATGCGTATAAATTGACTTTTCATTTTATTTTAAGGCCAAATATGTACTCACAATCCAGTCCCCACTAAACATTACAACTATTTATAAAAATATTTGTAAATAAAGAATGAAGTGACTCCCCTACTGTGAGAACTTTATCTGATTTTTTAATTTATCAAGTAGCAATAATTGCTCTTCTAACAGAAGGGCATTTACTGCTTGATAACTATTTATGAATCCATATCTAAAAACAAATATTAATTAGCTGTACTTTCCTGAAATAGTCGTATTTATTTTGTTTGCAAAGCAATTCTTACTTATTTCATTCCATCAAATAAAATTACTTTTGTTTTTTCTGTTTTAAGATAAGAGCAACACTATCTAAGGTTAATTAAAAAATGGAGTTGATTAATTGCAATAATTAATTAACTCCATTTTCTTAAAATTTTAAAGCTAGTTATATTAAATTTTCGATAAAGACACCTTTTTTAAATGAATTTATAAAAACAAACGACTTCTAAACATAGAACCTATTCATTCATAAACACCTCTAACTTGTCTACCATTTTTGGACTTCCGCAGAAAAAAGGAACTCTTTCGTGAATGTCTGTTGGTTTTAATTCTAAAATTCTTGTACCATTAAAATCTATAGCTCTACCACCTGCCTGTTCCGCAATAAAAGCAATAGGATTACACTCATACAATAATCTTAATTTTCCGTCTTCATTTATAGTACTATTTGGATACATATAAATACCTCCTTTAATCATATTTCTATGAAAATCTGAAACCATAGAACCAATATACCTAGCAGAATATACTTTTCCATTTTCATGACTCTGGCAAAATTTTATGTAGTTTTTTACCGCTTGCGGAAAATGGATATAACTACCTTCATTTACAGAATACACATTTCCGTCTTCAGGAAATTTCATGTTAGGATGCGAAAGATAAAAAGAACCAATTGCTGGGTTTAATGTAAAACCATCTACTCCATTACCTGTTGTTAAAACTAACATTGTAGAGGTACCATAAATAATATAACCTGCAGCAACCTGGTTAATTCCTGGTTGTAAAAAATCTTCTTTTTTAACAGCGGTTCCTATTGGTGTAATTCTTCTATAAATAGAGAAAATTGTACCTACAGATACATTTACGTCTATATTAGATGAACCGTCTAAAGGATCCATTAAAACCACATATTTGCTATTATTTTGTGCATCTAAACCTTCTACAGGTATAAACTCATCATCTTCTTCAGAAACAATTCCACAAACAATGTCTCTATTCTTTAAAGCTTGTATAAAAATATTATTGGCATAGACATCTAATTTTTGTTGTTGCTCTCCTTGTATATTTACGTCTCCAGAATTACCAAATAAATCAACTAAACCCGCTTGGTTTACTTTATGATTAACTGTTTTTGCAGCTAACCTTATTGCATTTAGCAGACTAGATAATTCTCCGCTTGAATACGCAAAAGAGGATTGATTTTCAACAATAAACTCTCCAAACGTTCTTTTTCTACTATCCATTTTAATTTTTATTTAGTTAAGTTTGATTTCATTATGAATGAAGTACCAAAAGCACTTTCATTTTTTCATTCAGATATTTTAACAACGCTATTTTTTAAAAGCATTATTTTTTTTACTTCTGATGAAAGCTTTCCTATTATTATAATATCTAATAAAATTGACTTCACAAAGATATTTATAGCTCTAACCAAATTAAATATTCAAAATCCGTATTTTTGTATCTAATATAAACATCAACACTTAATTAAAATTACAAAAGCATCATTTTAAGAGATCCCCATCTGATTATTAAATTTTATCATGTTAAAATTAAATTATAGCACTGAAGATACTATTACTATAATTGTGTAACTTACAAAATATCATTTTACTTTTGGGATAATATTTTAACAATAAAAGTAAGAAAAGTATTAATTCATATAAATAACACTTATAAAGACAAACTAGATACTTTATATCTAATTCTACCTTTCATTTCCATTTTCACCTAGCTAAAAGAAGTAGATACTTTAAAATATTCAAAACATTTAACAGGTTATTCTTTTTTTTATCATTAATTCATTGGAATTAAGATGTTCTATTTTAGCAT encodes the following:
- the fbp gene encoding class 1 fructose-bisphosphatase, coding for MDSRKRTFGEFIVENQSSFAYSSGELSSLLNAIRLAAKTVNHKVNQAGLVDLFGNSGDVNIQGEQQQKLDVYANNIFIQALKNRDIVCGIVSEEDDEFIPVEGLDAQNNSKYVVLMDPLDGSSNIDVNVSVGTIFSIYRRITPIGTAVKKEDFLQPGINQVAAGYIIYGTSTMLVLTTGNGVDGFTLNPAIGSFYLSHPNMKFPEDGNVYSVNEGSYIHFPQAVKNYIKFCQSHENGKVYSARYIGSMVSDFHRNMIKGGIYMYPNSTINEDGKLRLLYECNPIAFIAEQAGGRAIDFNGTRILELKPTDIHERVPFFCGSPKMVDKLEVFMNE
- a CDS encoding M60 family peptidase N-terminal accessory domain-containing protein, which codes for MQKKLWVKQLLILHVFAIATSSIFAQDLFFEKSNGTSNTFGEIDAYQQLTTTLKENITINATFNKTEGWELLALDGSNFYYQITDVASSNYGQIDIWNNTSKTRTTYGTLSSIFTDPNNWVLGGADKGTLYFSSSAVNSEIVSWDGVTKNTFAHLRDVVTIPKYWKFAGFHDGVMYIEWKYASNFNPSIKTWDGTSSRGTYDNTNYYSNYDDAFLIGVTDFISSDNPEILTQFHKVKTHILGTSTLATTGFQSISNTIKTDYALFTDNFDVIKTALEIIELYETNKGALFTTGTTTLGGFSRTASGFDLENTILLIMQSVLDYSYTEANITAYPDLFNNKLFLTSSFFPGAAAQPTDASVNYTVKINGEHVRKPGTQANYETEDARRPTGCYLAPGSIAKITVPSSLVGTGASILVGAQTWDLSNKSTIKRMDRVTKKYEINSTTTTIANPLGGGIYINIPYHSSFGIVNITLENVIRSPYYANTVANKTSLSEWQNTERLHAAPWTDFETDKIMIQVPTSWIYAFDDPETPLNDWDMSMDAISELLGRPLIRSKTVVYAQVDVTPRGSANYPGYPQSNVAYNPYTNYEGNHDNYLINGPRDERGYLINVFFHEQGHAEKIYKFRGEIESFVNFLWVPIYNKKFGIELNQAFEDSFAAYGLSHSIEEAAISWMITENFRVGNQMSSVTTENQQEFSYQPRGHAKYADLVRLFDWETIETFYANTSKSHENGTIDYSSNVNNVPADDRLLRMSEAAGYDLRPLIHFWGIQPDDFNSLAIEIGNRGLKKSTAIYDQLSFYKTIVPIDNETFRSFGLEDYSESKIENSTYYDHVSQSYSAGFFKKWWDYYGPTQGQSAIDEIQNIINLYFPGGRPEEDNSSCLEITATSVEASNFTENAQNTLDNLSETAWISKGDGEYLLYDLGAIYDICDLEIKFQNKLTKFNYFDVEVSRDNQTYLAVKQNLSSTKTDENYDAYSISRKARYIKIICGGNEFDDWNAISDVKIYSKENNLSIDNNNLENTNTMSLFPVPTKNILKISGIPLENTKVEIYDIKGALIQTEYMNPDSFIDTSKLISGMYFIKVKLSNTRIIKKFIVQ